The following proteins come from a genomic window of Ilumatobacter coccineus YM16-304:
- a CDS encoding NAD-glutamate dehydrogenase: protein MHQEIRRAESFDLTTLSVALRQLRNLTVAAR, encoded by the coding sequence ATGCACCAGGAGATTCGTCGGGCTGAGAGCTTCGATCTGACCACGTTGTCGGTGGCGCTCCGCCAGCTCCGCAACCTCACCGTCGCCGCCCGCTGA
- a CDS encoding TIGR03792 family protein — protein MSDGFRYTSDERLPVEVLVFDVAPEHVAEFLTVDHEVWTLGEAFIDGADHIPFLSKEVWLDDAHPGRITLTFVWESLDSWQQVGETTLQEALQARFDERFTHPVTLVRAYHEDSNYGIHRWSRFERTD, from the coding sequence GTGAGTGATGGCTTCAGGTACACGTCGGACGAGCGACTGCCGGTCGAGGTGCTCGTGTTCGACGTGGCTCCCGAACACGTCGCCGAGTTCCTGACCGTCGACCACGAGGTGTGGACGCTGGGCGAAGCCTTCATCGACGGCGCCGACCACATCCCGTTCCTGTCGAAGGAGGTGTGGCTCGACGACGCACACCCGGGCCGCATCACGCTGACGTTCGTATGGGAGTCGCTCGATTCGTGGCAGCAGGTCGGGGAGACGACATTGCAGGAAGCGTTGCAGGCACGGTTCGACGAACGGTTCACGCATCCCGTCACCCTGGTGCGGGCGTATCACGAGGACTCGAACTACGGCATCCACCGCTGGAGCCGTTTCGAACGCACCGACTGA
- a CDS encoding beta strand repeat-containing protein, with amino-acid sequence MSRINSRSNLGRVALAFALAAAGAIATVGPAEASPTSATSAANATSAALETALVPLEPARLVDTRLAGDTVDGLFEADGRLAPGQDYEVDIAGRGGVPADASGAVINVTAIAPQGKGFLTVHPCASPRPVTSSLNYTTGVSLGNEVVAKLSTSGSVCIYTSAGTHLAVDVVGSVPASSGIVPLDPARLLDTRSDGTTVDGQFAADGRTVAESTTTLTVAGRGGVPADADAVIVDVIAVKPSETGYVTVHPCLPPNPLASSLNYVADVDRANEIVTALDDSGDICFYTDTAIDVVIDVVGYVPAGTSLMTVPPTRLLETRAGLVTSDGLHEGVGRRAADSEYTLAVAERAEVPADALAAILNVTAVRPESTGFITVHPCVSPRPLAASLNHVAGVNGGNEIIASLDANGDVCLYNSAATDLVVDVTGFVVATADLAISASADAEPAAAGENLTYTIDVENNGPLTAVDVEVESTLPVGVTFVATSGCDEDPAGSTTCSLGDIDPGATAQFTLEVSVDLGVSGSITFDAEVSSATADPGEALNTASVTSTVVEVGVIEIVTSTAPAGGAGFGFTDDIEAPNAFTLADGETQTFTRVPVGTYTVAEDDPTPAFDLTGLTCIDSDATGTASSADAGTRTATIVLDPNETVTCTYTNTERGTIVVATQTLPDGDAETFDFSGDVAGTIGDGDTIEVVGVLPGTYTTTAAAVAGWDLTGIGCDDGDSSADLGTATATFELQAGETVTCTFINTKRGSITINAASDPSGATGFTFTDDIAAPNTFTLDDGQSETFTDVAPGTYTVVEDDPTPALDLTGLTCNDSDASGVDSTTVLATRTATINLDPGESVSCDFTNTDRGSITVVQQTLPDGDPQSFAFTGDASGSIADNASIVVANLIPGTYTSTQTALAGWDLTSLTCDDGDSTGITTTGVATFVVGAGEDVTCTFTNTKRGTIQISKVSDPAGGTGFAFTDDVPGSGSFTLDDGQTETLTNVVPGTYTVTETDPAPGADLTLLTCSDSDGSGTDSTGVVATRIATINLDPGETVACTFSNTERGTITIIADTVPDDPQDITFTGTLGAFSLDDDADGTLSNTAVFTQQLPGTFTVTQGDPSPANFTGISCTDGASATPSTSSGQTATINLDPGESVTCTFTNSFNTAPIAVDDAYSVPVNVLLDAGTSTAGTDVDGADGVLTKGVDDSDPDAATTLTVTAVGATPVPSGSSASATTTGGGTVTMHSDGTFTYVSEVGESAATDSFDYTLSDGALTDTATVTITLGDTIWFVDNTITGGANNGRSSSPFETVGAFNAATTGTGDTVFVHSGTLADDGFDLGTEQILVGEASGLSSGDLAIPSGAAPVLSPSTGNAINLATDNTIRGLDVGNTPGGHALSGGAVGVVDVSNVDVTGTGGIIRVTTSGDLDDVDFGTQSSAASPGGYAAIDLNGIVSSGGQYAGGSPTIASSTGAGIRVQNSSATIVFMSPVANGSGAEDVALINNSGSFTTVGGAFGTSTTSSGNAVDIDGGNGTVAIGASITNNAQRAIEVTGRTGGQVTFSGMINDTGTGVNISGNSAGTTTLSGTSKVLDTGTDPAVTLTNNTGHTIDFTRGGLDIETALATAFTASGGGTVTVQGPGNTITAVFGTAINIANTAIGASDVTFRSVSVESATTGIQLTNTGTTGGLTITGTGTTAGSGGTFQNILQHGIQITSATQIDLNNLDLTNVATTSGTGSSVFGGDIAAYTAGVKLQSVSDVSLTNVRIIGSETADENGNVSQVGISGKSVSGLVISDTIVENFGNAGGEDNIQFQGLTGTVSLDNLRSRDSGGDLFAIDNTGAGGTAAGGNLTLTVNGSTFDETVNGVGAGGLRLSVSGTGTTAVSVSTSTFGNGIASGANGGLQGTGLQLNVGRGHTGTLTVEDSSFTGMNVAISGTLDIIGTGAGPMLDIDIRDGADADGVGNTIHTIRASALNFFTNGNLTADAGELSATVTDNVIGVLGTTGSGSEFGSGISFRNEGASAATLLVDDNTIQEVALFEGIYVVDSVVGGTTNATITGNTMREIDFDRAIQVANTASVAAGTTCANISGNTFSGTIWGDTPFNANTRVVRVRQTAGTFNVVQAAPTPAAIATELDDANGLGVNNITVSGTINFNSAACVLP; translated from the coding sequence ATGTCTCGAATCAACTCCAGGTCGAACCTTGGGCGCGTCGCGCTGGCGTTCGCACTCGCCGCCGCCGGTGCCATTGCCACGGTCGGCCCCGCTGAGGCGTCACCGACGAGCGCGACGAGTGCAGCGAACGCCACCTCGGCTGCATTGGAGACGGCGTTGGTGCCGCTCGAACCCGCCCGCTTGGTCGACACGCGACTCGCCGGTGACACGGTCGACGGGCTGTTCGAGGCCGACGGCCGCCTCGCCCCGGGACAGGACTACGAGGTCGACATCGCCGGGCGCGGCGGTGTCCCGGCCGACGCATCCGGCGCCGTCATCAATGTCACGGCGATCGCCCCCCAGGGCAAGGGCTTCCTCACGGTGCACCCGTGTGCGTCCCCGCGTCCGGTGACCTCGTCGCTGAACTACACCACCGGTGTGTCGCTCGGCAACGAAGTGGTCGCCAAGCTCTCCACGTCGGGCAGCGTGTGCATCTACACCTCGGCCGGCACGCACCTGGCCGTCGATGTGGTGGGCTCGGTTCCCGCATCGTCCGGGATCGTCCCGCTCGATCCGGCCCGCCTGCTCGACACCCGCTCCGACGGAACCACCGTCGACGGACAGTTCGCTGCCGATGGTCGAACGGTGGCCGAGAGCACGACCACGCTGACCGTCGCCGGTCGTGGTGGTGTACCCGCCGACGCCGACGCCGTGATCGTCGACGTCATCGCCGTGAAGCCGTCGGAGACCGGCTACGTCACGGTGCATCCGTGCCTCCCCCCGAATCCGCTCGCTTCGTCGCTCAACTACGTCGCCGATGTCGACCGGGCCAACGAGATCGTGACCGCGCTCGACGACTCGGGCGACATCTGCTTCTACACCGACACGGCGATCGATGTCGTCATCGACGTCGTCGGCTACGTGCCGGCCGGTACGAGTCTGATGACGGTCCCGCCGACGCGCCTGCTCGAAACGCGTGCCGGACTGGTGACCTCCGACGGCCTGCACGAGGGCGTCGGCCGTCGCGCTGCCGATTCGGAGTACACGCTCGCGGTCGCGGAACGGGCCGAGGTTCCGGCTGACGCGCTCGCCGCGATTCTCAACGTCACCGCCGTGCGACCGGAGAGCACCGGGTTCATCACGGTCCACCCATGTGTTTCGCCGCGACCGCTCGCCGCCTCGCTCAACCACGTCGCCGGTGTCAACGGCGGCAACGAGATCATCGCCAGCCTCGACGCGAACGGCGATGTGTGCCTCTACAACTCGGCCGCGACCGACCTCGTCGTCGACGTCACCGGCTTCGTCGTGGCGACTGCCGATCTCGCCATCTCAGCGTCTGCCGACGCCGAGCCGGCGGCCGCAGGCGAGAACCTCACGTACACGATCGACGTCGAGAACAACGGCCCGCTCACCGCGGTCGACGTCGAGGTCGAATCGACACTGCCGGTCGGCGTCACCTTCGTGGCGACGAGTGGGTGTGACGAGGATCCTGCCGGGTCGACGACGTGCTCGCTCGGCGACATCGATCCGGGAGCAACCGCCCAGTTCACCCTCGAGGTGTCGGTCGACCTCGGTGTCTCGGGTTCGATCACGTTCGACGCCGAGGTGTCGTCGGCGACCGCCGATCCCGGCGAGGCGCTGAACACCGCATCGGTCACCTCGACCGTCGTCGAAGTCGGCGTGATCGAGATCGTCACGTCGACCGCCCCCGCCGGTGGCGCTGGCTTCGGCTTCACCGACGACATCGAGGCGCCGAACGCGTTCACCCTCGCCGACGGCGAGACGCAGACATTCACACGCGTCCCGGTCGGCACGTACACGGTTGCCGAAGACGATCCGACGCCGGCGTTCGACCTCACCGGGTTGACCTGCATCGACTCCGATGCCACCGGCACCGCGAGCTCGGCCGACGCCGGTACGCGCACGGCCACGATCGTCCTCGATCCGAACGAGACGGTGACGTGCACCTACACGAACACCGAACGCGGCACGATCGTCGTCGCTACGCAGACGCTGCCCGACGGTGACGCGGAGACGTTCGACTTCAGCGGCGACGTCGCCGGCACGATCGGCGACGGCGACACCATCGAGGTCGTCGGCGTGCTGCCCGGCACCTACACGACGACTGCCGCAGCGGTCGCCGGTTGGGACCTGACCGGCATCGGGTGTGACGACGGCGATTCGAGCGCGGACCTCGGCACGGCGACCGCCACGTTCGAGCTACAGGCGGGCGAGACCGTGACGTGCACGTTCATCAACACGAAGCGCGGGTCGATCACGATCAACGCAGCGAGCGACCCGTCGGGCGCCACCGGGTTCACGTTCACCGACGACATCGCCGCGCCGAACACCTTCACCCTCGACGACGGCCAGAGCGAGACCTTCACCGACGTCGCACCCGGCACCTACACGGTCGTCGAAGACGACCCCACCCCGGCGCTCGACCTCACCGGGTTGACGTGCAACGACTCCGACGCGAGCGGCGTCGACTCGACGACGGTGCTCGCAACACGCACCGCCACGATCAACCTCGACCCCGGTGAGAGCGTGTCGTGCGACTTCACGAACACCGATCGCGGCTCGATCACCGTCGTGCAGCAGACGCTGCCCGACGGCGATCCACAGTCCTTCGCGTTCACGGGTGACGCATCCGGCTCCATCGCCGACAACGCCTCGATCGTGGTGGCGAACCTCATCCCGGGGACGTACACGAGCACCCAGACGGCGCTGGCCGGCTGGGACCTGACGAGCCTCACCTGCGATGACGGCGACTCGACCGGCATCACGACGACCGGCGTCGCCACGTTCGTCGTCGGAGCTGGTGAAGACGTCACCTGCACGTTCACGAACACCAAGCGCGGCACGATCCAGATCAGCAAGGTCAGCGACCCGGCCGGTGGAACCGGTTTCGCGTTCACCGACGACGTTCCGGGCAGTGGCTCGTTCACGCTCGACGACGGCCAGACCGAAACGCTCACCAACGTCGTTCCGGGCACCTACACGGTCACCGAAACCGATCCGGCACCGGGTGCTGACCTCACCCTGTTGACGTGCAGCGACTCCGACGGGTCGGGAACCGACTCGACCGGTGTGGTGGCGACGCGCATCGCGACGATCAACCTCGACCCCGGTGAAACCGTCGCCTGCACGTTCAGCAACACCGAGCGCGGCACCATCACCATCATCGCCGACACGGTGCCCGACGACCCGCAAGACATCACGTTCACCGGCACACTCGGCGCGTTCTCGCTCGACGACGACGCCGACGGCACGCTCTCGAACACCGCGGTCTTCACGCAGCAGCTGCCCGGCACCTTCACCGTGACACAGGGTGACCCGTCTCCCGCCAACTTCACCGGCATCTCCTGCACCGACGGCGCGTCGGCGACCCCCTCCACGAGCTCTGGTCAGACCGCCACGATCAACCTCGATCCGGGCGAGTCGGTCACCTGTACGTTCACCAACAGCTTCAACACCGCACCCATCGCCGTCGACGACGCCTACTCCGTGCCGGTCAACGTGCTCCTCGACGCCGGCACGAGCACAGCGGGCACCGACGTCGACGGTGCCGACGGCGTCTTGACGAAGGGCGTCGACGACAGCGATCCCGATGCAGCGACGACGTTGACCGTGACCGCGGTCGGCGCGACGCCGGTGCCGAGCGGCAGCTCGGCCTCCGCGACCACGACCGGTGGCGGCACCGTGACCATGCACTCCGATGGCACCTTCACCTACGTCTCCGAAGTCGGCGAATCGGCCGCGACCGACTCGTTCGACTACACGCTGAGCGATGGAGCGCTCACCGACACGGCGACGGTGACGATCACGCTCGGCGACACCATCTGGTTCGTCGACAACACGATCACCGGCGGCGCGAACAACGGTCGTTCGTCGAGTCCCTTCGAAACGGTCGGGGCCTTCAACGCGGCCACGACCGGAACCGGCGACACCGTGTTCGTGCACTCCGGCACGCTCGCCGACGACGGATTCGATCTCGGAACCGAGCAGATCCTGGTCGGCGAAGCATCGGGTCTGAGCAGCGGCGACCTGGCGATTCCGTCTGGCGCGGCGCCGGTGCTCTCGCCGTCGACGGGCAATGCGATCAACCTCGCGACCGACAACACGATTCGCGGACTCGACGTCGGCAACACGCCTGGTGGACACGCGCTGTCGGGCGGGGCGGTCGGCGTCGTCGACGTGTCGAACGTCGATGTCACCGGCACAGGTGGCATCATCCGCGTCACCACGAGCGGTGACCTCGACGACGTCGATTTCGGCACGCAATCGTCGGCAGCGTCGCCCGGTGGGTACGCAGCGATCGACCTCAACGGCATCGTGAGTTCCGGTGGTCAGTACGCCGGCGGGAGCCCGACCATCGCGTCGAGCACGGGCGCCGGCATCCGCGTCCAGAACTCCTCCGCCACCATCGTCTTCATGAGCCCGGTCGCCAATGGCAGCGGCGCCGAGGACGTCGCGCTGATCAACAACTCCGGATCGTTCACCACGGTGGGCGGAGCGTTTGGCACATCCACCACGTCGAGTGGCAATGCCGTCGACATCGACGGTGGAAACGGCACCGTCGCGATCGGTGCGAGCATCACCAACAACGCTCAACGAGCGATCGAAGTGACCGGCCGAACAGGGGGCCAGGTCACCTTCAGCGGAATGATCAATGACACGGGCACCGGTGTCAACATCTCGGGCAACAGCGCGGGTACGACCACGTTGTCCGGAACATCGAAGGTCCTCGACACGGGTACCGACCCGGCGGTGACCCTCACCAACAACACCGGGCACACCATCGACTTCACCCGCGGCGGGCTCGACATCGAGACCGCGCTCGCTACGGCGTTCACGGCATCGGGCGGCGGCACCGTCACCGTCCAGGGCCCCGGCAACACGATCACCGCGGTGTTCGGCACGGCGATCAACATCGCGAACACCGCGATCGGCGCGAGTGACGTGACGTTCCGAAGTGTGAGCGTCGAGTCGGCAACCACCGGTATCCAGTTGACGAACACGGGAACCACCGGCGGGCTGACGATCACGGGAACCGGCACGACCGCCGGTTCGGGCGGAACGTTCCAGAACATTCTGCAGCACGGAATCCAGATCACCTCAGCGACTCAGATCGACCTGAACAACCTCGACCTGACGAACGTCGCAACGACCAGCGGGACGGGTTCGTCGGTGTTCGGCGGCGACATCGCCGCCTACACGGCAGGTGTGAAACTCCAGTCGGTCAGCGATGTCTCGCTCACCAACGTCCGCATCATCGGCTCCGAGACTGCCGACGAGAACGGCAACGTCAGTCAGGTGGGCATCAGCGGCAAGAGCGTGTCGGGCCTCGTCATCTCCGACACGATCGTCGAGAACTTCGGCAACGCGGGCGGTGAAGACAACATCCAGTTCCAAGGGCTGACCGGCACGGTCTCCCTCGACAACCTTCGCAGTCGCGACAGTGGCGGCGATCTCTTCGCCATCGACAACACGGGTGCCGGCGGCACCGCGGCCGGAGGCAACCTCACGCTGACCGTCAACGGCAGCACCTTCGACGAAACCGTGAACGGTGTCGGTGCCGGCGGCCTCCGACTCTCGGTGAGCGGCACCGGTACGACCGCCGTGTCGGTGTCGACGTCGACGTTCGGCAACGGCATCGCGTCGGGTGCGAACGGGGGTCTGCAGGGAACGGGGCTCCAACTGAACGTCGGGCGTGGCCACACCGGCACGCTGACCGTCGAAGACAGTTCGTTCACGGGCATGAACGTCGCGATCTCCGGAACGCTCGACATCATCGGTACCGGTGCGGGTCCGATGCTCGACATCGACATCCGCGACGGTGCCGATGCCGATGGTGTCGGCAACACGATCCACACGATCCGGGCGAGCGCGCTGAACTTCTTCACGAACGGAAACCTCACCGCCGATGCCGGTGAGTTGAGCGCCACCGTGACCGACAACGTGATCGGTGTCCTCGGCACGACGGGAAGTGGATCCGAGTTCGGCAGCGGCATCAGTTTCCGAAACGAAGGTGCCAGCGCCGCGACGCTCCTCGTCGACGACAACACCATTCAGGAAGTCGCCCTGTTCGAAGGGATCTACGTCGTCGACAGCGTCGTCGGCGGCACCACCAACGCGACGATCACCGGCAATACGATGCGAGAGATCGACTTCGACCGCGCCATCCAGGTGGCGAACACGGCGAGCGTCGCAGCGGGTACCACTTGCGCCAACATCTCGGGCAACACCTTCTCGGGCACGATTTGGGGCGATACCCCGTTCAACGCAAACACGAGAGTCGTGCGCGTTCGGCAAACGGCCGGAACGTTCAACGTCGTCCAGGCGGCGCCGACGCCCGCCGCCATCGCGACCGAACTCGACGATGCCAACGGCCTCGGGGTCAACAACATCACGGTCTCCGGCACGATCAATTTCAACTCGGCAGCGTGCGTGCTGCCGTAG
- a CDS encoding SDR family NAD(P)-dependent oxidoreductase, protein MQIEAGQVAVVTGGASGIGLALCHEFGRRGMAVVAADIEQGALDAAVAELGAAGIDALGVICDVRSSEAVDALADTAFEWKGHVNVLCNNAGVVHFGDAFESLDDWKWVIDVDMWGVVHGALSFVPRMKESGQPGHVVNTASTAGLLGFATIASYTAAKHAVVGMSQSMWHELQNTNVSMSVLCPGVVSTNINTSHRNKPGVDPDSVEKETFGAGYDEALTPAEVATFVAEGIEADRFWMLPHPRYADMALTLAEGRVNGGPPVLPRPD, encoded by the coding sequence ATGCAGATCGAAGCTGGTCAGGTAGCAGTGGTCACGGGTGGAGCGAGCGGGATCGGCCTCGCGCTGTGCCACGAGTTCGGTCGGCGCGGCATGGCCGTCGTCGCTGCCGACATCGAGCAGGGAGCACTCGACGCGGCGGTGGCCGAACTCGGTGCAGCCGGCATCGACGCCCTCGGCGTGATCTGCGACGTGCGCTCTTCCGAAGCGGTCGACGCGCTCGCCGACACGGCATTCGAGTGGAAGGGCCACGTCAACGTGCTGTGCAACAACGCCGGCGTCGTGCACTTCGGCGATGCGTTCGAATCCCTCGACGACTGGAAGTGGGTCATCGACGTCGACATGTGGGGCGTGGTCCACGGCGCGCTCTCGTTCGTCCCGCGGATGAAGGAGTCGGGCCAGCCCGGCCACGTCGTCAACACCGCATCGACCGCCGGACTGCTCGGGTTCGCGACGATCGCGTCGTACACCGCGGCGAAACACGCGGTCGTCGGCATGTCGCAGTCGATGTGGCACGAGTTGCAGAACACCAACGTGTCGATGTCGGTGCTGTGCCCCGGCGTGGTGAGCACCAACATCAACACGAGCCACCGCAACAAGCCGGGGGTCGACCCCGACAGCGTCGAGAAGGAGACGTTCGGCGCCGGCTACGACGAAGCGTTGACGCCCGCAGAGGTCGCCACGTTCGTCGCCGAGGGCATCGAAGCCGACCGGTTCTGGATGCTGCCGCACCCGCGCTACGCCGACATGGCGCTCACGCTCGCCGAAGGCCGCGTCAACGGCGGTCCACCGGTCCTGCCACGCCCCGACTGA
- a CDS encoding pyridoxamine 5'-phosphate oxidase family protein → MSFYTDSQRALQDRFETRPLADGLEMAIVTEQLDERHIEFIESRDFFFLSTVNDAGEPTVSYKGGDVGTVRVLDETTLAFPAYDGNGMFLSLGNIDDTAKIGMLFIDFETPQRVRVQATATLHVDDELLDTYPGAIAVVRATVDQAFVNCARYIHKHTRMETSKYVPDADGEQPHPTWKRIDLMQPLLGESEQQRTVDAGGTVTADEYGAALMAGES, encoded by the coding sequence GTGAGCTTCTACACCGACAGCCAACGCGCCCTGCAAGACCGATTCGAGACGCGGCCGCTCGCCGACGGGTTGGAGATGGCCATCGTCACCGAACAACTCGACGAACGACACATCGAGTTCATCGAGTCGCGAGACTTCTTCTTCCTGTCGACGGTGAACGACGCCGGTGAACCGACGGTGTCGTACAAGGGCGGCGACGTCGGCACGGTTCGCGTCCTCGACGAGACGACCCTCGCGTTCCCGGCCTACGACGGCAACGGGATGTTCCTCTCGCTCGGCAACATCGACGACACGGCCAAGATCGGGATGCTGTTCATCGACTTCGAGACGCCGCAGCGAGTCCGCGTGCAGGCGACCGCGACGCTCCACGTCGACGACGAACTGCTCGACACCTATCCCGGCGCGATCGCCGTCGTTCGGGCGACGGTCGACCAGGCGTTCGTCAACTGTGCCCGCTACATCCACAAGCACACCCGCATGGAGACGTCGAAGTACGTGCCCGATGCCGACGGTGAGCAGCCGCACCCGACCTGGAAGCGCATCGACCTGATGCAGCCGTTGCTCGGCGAGTCGGAGCAGCAGCGCACCGTCGACGCCGGCGGCACGGTCACCGCCGACGAATACGGTGCGGCGCTCATGGCCGGCGAGTCGTAG